One genomic window of Macrobrachium rosenbergii isolate ZJJX-2024 chromosome 51, ASM4041242v1, whole genome shotgun sequence includes the following:
- the LOC136833020 gene encoding keratin-associated protein 9-1-like yields MLRTVLFSQHAAHSPVIPTCCAQSCYPNMLRTVLLSQHAALSPVIPTCCTQSCYLNMLRSVLLSQHAAHSPVIPTCCAQSCYPNMLHTVLLSQHAAHSPVISTCCAQSCYLNMLHTVLLSQHAAHSPVISTCCAQSCYLNMLHSVLLSQHAAHSPVIPTCCTQSCYPNMLHTVLLSQHAAHSPVIPTCCTQSCYLNMLRTVLLSQHAAHSPVIPTCCTQSCYPNMLRSVLLSQHAAHSPVFSTCCAQSCFPTCCCCYPNMLPCYLNMLHTVLLSQHAAHSPVISTCCTQSCYLNMLRTVLLSQHAVHSPVIPTCCAQSCFPDMLLHSPVFPTCCS; encoded by the coding sequence ATGCTGCGCACAGTCCTGTTTTCCCAACATGCTGCTCACAGCCCTGTTATCCCAACATGCTGCGCTCAGTCCTGTTATCCCAACATGCTGCGCACAGTCCTGTTATCTCAACATGCTGCGCTCAGTCCTGTTATCCCAACATGCTGCACACAGTCCTGTTATCTCAACATGCTGCGCTCAGTCCTGTTATCCCAACATGCTGCACACAGTCCTGTTATCCCAACATGCTGCGCTCAGTCCTGTTATCCCAACATGCTGCACACAGTCCTGTTATCCCAACATGCTGCACACAGTCCTGTTATCTCAACATGCTGCGCTCAGTCCTGTTATCTCAACATGCTGCACACAGTCCTGTTATCCCAACATGCTGCACACAGTCCTGTTATCTCAACATGCTGCGCACAGTCCTGTTATCTCAACATGCTGCACTCAGTCCTGTTATCCCAACATGCTGCACACAGTCCTGTTATCCCAACATGCTGCACACAGTCCTGTTATCCCAACATGCTGCACACAGTCCTGTTATCTCAACATGCTGCACACAGTCCTGTTATCCCAACATGCTGCACACAGTCCTGTTATCTCAACATGCTGCGCACAGTCCTGTTATCTCAACATGCTGCACACAGTCCTGTTATCCCAACATGCTGCACACAGTCCTGTTATCCCAACATGCTGCGCTCAGTCCTGTTATCCCAACATGCTGCTCACAGTCCTGTTTTCTCAACATGCTGCGCACAGTCCTGTTTCCCAACATGCTGCTGCTGTTATCCCAACATGCTGCCCTGTTATCTCAACATGCTGCACACAGTCCTGTTATCTCAACATGCTGCGCACAGTCCTGTTATCTCAACATGCTGCACACAGTCCTGTTATCTCAACATGCTGCGCACAGTCCTGTTATCTCAACATGCTGTGCACAGTCCTGTTATCCCAACATGCTGCGCACAGTCCTGTTTTCCCGACATGCTGCTGCACAGTCCTGTTTTCCCAACATGCTGCTCATAG